One part of the Glycine soja cultivar W05 chromosome 11, ASM419377v2, whole genome shotgun sequence genome encodes these proteins:
- the LOC114376791 gene encoding WRKY transcription factor WRKY24-like — MTTSFSDLLSSPTSNHHNLGGFERPHHESYSSDQTGSSGGVPKFKSTPPPSLPLSHNHPQTPIFSPSSYFNIPHGLSLAELLDSPVLLNSSNVLPSPTAGSFGGQGFNWKSSYGESQQHIKEEDKSFSSFSFPTQTHPPLPSSTGFQSSTGIVQTGWSFPETAKQDGFASRISMSMVKTETTSAMQSLTPENNNHRNGFQSDHKNYQPQQVQTLSRRSDDGYNWRKYGQKQVKGSENPRSYYKCTYPNCPTKKKVEKSLDGQITEIVYKGTHNHPKPQAAKRNSLSASSSLAIPHSNHGSNELPHHQMDSVATPENSSISMDDDDFDHTKSGGDEFDNDEPDAKRWRIEGENEGISAVGSRTVREPRVVVQTTSDIDILDDGYRWRKYGQKVVKGNPNPRSYYKCTFPGCPVRKHVERASQDLRAVITTYEGKHNHDVPAARGSGNNSISRSLPIITNTTNNTTSVATSISTNNNSLQSLRPPAPPERPSLSHFNPNMQHSSGSFGFSGFGNPLMGSYMNQQSYNNVFTTTRDKEEPGDDSFLDSLLC; from the exons ATGACCACTTCTTTCTCTGACCTTCTTTCTTCTCCCACCTCCAATCACCACAATCTCGGAGGCTTCGAAAGACCTCATCATGAGTCCTACTCGTCGGATCAAACAGGTTCTTCAGGCGGTGTGCCAAAATTCAAGTCCACACCccctccttctctccctcttagCCATAATCATCCTCAAACACCAatattttctccttcttcttacTTTAACATCCCTCATGGGTTAAGCCTCGCTGAACTTCTTGACTCCCCCGTTCTCCTTAACTCTTCCAAC GTTCTGCCATCTCCAACAGCTGGATCATTTGGTGGTCAAGGCTTCAATTGGAAGAGCAGTTATGGGGAAAGCCAGCAGCATATcaaagaagaagacaaaagcTTCTCTAGTTTCTCCTTCCCAACACAAACACACCCTCCTCTTCCATCTTCAACTGGATTTCAATCTTCAACCGGCATAGTTCAAACC GGATGGAGTTTTCCAGAAACTGCTAAACAGGATGgttttgcttcaagaataagtATGAGCATGGTGAAAACTGAAACCACTTCTGCCATGCAGAGTTTGACCCCTGAGAATAATAACCACAGGAATGGTTTTCAATCAGATCATAAAAACTACCAACCACAACAAGTTCAGACCTTGAGCAGAAGATCAGATGATGGGTACAATTGGAGGAAATATGGGCAAAAGCAAGTGAAAGGAAGTGAAAATCCAAGAAGCTACTACAAGTGCACATACCCCAATTgtccaacaaagaaaaaagttgagAAATCCTTAGATGGACAAATTACCGAGATAGTTTACAAAGGCACTCATAACCATCCCAAGCCTCAAGCTGCCAAGAGGAACTCATTGTCTGCCTCATCATCACTTGCAATTCCTCATTCAAATCATGGCAGCAATGAACTACCACATCATCAAATGGATTCGGTTGCCACTCCTGAAAATTCATCAATTTCAATGgatgatgatgattttgatCATACTAAATCAGGAGGAGATGAGTTTGATAATGATGAACCTGATGCCAAAAGATG GAGAATAGAAGGTGAAAATGAGGGTATATCAGCTGTAGGAAGTAGAACAGTGAGAGAACCCAGAGTTGTGGTTCAGACAACCAGTGACATCGATATTCTAGATGATGGATACAGGTGGAGGAAATATGGACAGAAAGTGGTCAAGGGAAATCCAAATCCAAG GAGTTACTACAAGTGCACATTCCCAGGATGTCCAGTGAGGAAGCACGTAGAGAGAGCCTCACAAGACCTAAGGGCAGTGATCACAACCTATGAGGGAAAACACAACCATGACGTGCCTGCAGCACGTGGCAGTGGCAACAACTCTATCAGTAGATCATTGCCAATAATAACCAATACAACAAACAACACCACTAGTGTAGCAACTTCTATCAGCACTAATAACAATTCTCTTCAGAGTCTTAGACCACCAGCTCCACCAGAAAGGCCATCATTATCACACTTCAACCCTAATATGCAGCACAGTTCAGGAAGCTTTGGATTCTCAGGGTTTGGAAATCCATTAATGGGGTCTTACATGAATCAACAATCTTACAATAATGTTTTCACCACCACTAGAGACAAGGAGGAGCCTGGAGATGACTCGTTTCTTGACTCTTTGCTATGTTAA
- the LOC114375682 gene encoding uncharacterized protein LOC114375682, which translates to MEPPAAKHGSLWNILVRLFSFAVLIFAARFAIIVTVRGGTCDSADFCFFSDNLTLSATSRISDAEDPYSGMNWRRSVEHYAAVFQDLIAEGFLSPNSRALCIDTPSGEDVLALKEVGVIDSVGIFKKPSPPLILHGDPRRHPFSGDAFDFEFSGNGGLERSPRPAEFAAEVCRTLRPGGFAAVHAAVRDAYSFDSFLELFNCFELIRTREINSVDSSPVLEILMKKKNKNPNFEIKTLISGNFVKKCSVKGYKREIVENAEALIEEEPLKPWIILKKIVKNIKYLTSLVDISFKNRYVYVDVGARSYGSSIGSWFRKQYPKQNRTFEVYAIEADKSFHEDYREKRGVTLLPYAAWVRNETLFFEITRDPIKNVMMRGRGMGRINPVQTSSSHMGDKDKIQGFDFAEWLMSTVTKRDFVVVKMDVEGTEFHLIPRLIQTGAICLIDELFLECHYNRWQRCCPGQRSAKYHKTYSQCLDLFTSLRNYGVLVHQWW; encoded by the coding sequence ATGGAGCCACCCGCAGCGAAACACGGCTCCCTGTGGAACATTCTAGTTCGTCTCTTCTCCTTCGCCGTCCTCATCTTCGCCGCGAGATTCGCCATCATCGTCACCGTCCGCGGCGGAACCTGCGACTCCGCCGATTTCtgcttcttctccgacaacctCACTCTCTCCGCCACCTCCCGCATCTCCGACGCCGAAGATCCGTATTCCGGCATGAACTGGCGCCGCTCCGTCGAGCACTACGCCGCCGTCTTCCAGGACCTCATCGCCGAGGGCTTCCTCTCCCCGAACTCCCGCGCTCTCTGCATCGACACTCCCTCCGGCGAGGACGTCCTCGCGCTGAAAGAGGTCGGCGTCATCGACTCCGTCGGAATCTTCAAGAAACCGTCGCCGCCGCTAATCCTCCACGGCGACCCCCGCCGACATCCGTTCTCCGGCGACGCCTTCGACTTCGAGTTTTCCGGCAACGGCGGCCTGGAGCGGTCACCTCGGCCAGCCGAATTCGCCGCCGAGGTCTGCCGCACGCTCCGTCCCGGCGGCTTCGCAGCAGTCCACGCGGCGGTGAGAGATGCTTACAGCTTCGACTCTTTCCTTGAACTGTTCAATTGCTTTGAACTGATCAGAACACGAGAAATCAACAGTGTTGATTCATCTCCGGTTCTTGAAATtttgatgaagaagaaaaacaaaaaccctAATTTCGAAATCAAAACCCTAATCAGTGGCAATTTCGTGAAAAAGTGCTCTGTTAAGGGTTACAAACGTGAAATAGTTGAAAATGCAGAGGCATTGATAGAGGAAGAGCCATTGAAACCTTGGATTATACTGAAGAAAATTGTGAAGAACATAAAGTACTTAACTTCTTTGGTTGACATAAGCTTTAAGAATAGGTATGTGTATGTTGATGTTGGAGCTAGAAGCTATGGTTCAAGCATTGGAAGTTGGTTTAGGAAACAGTACCCAAAGCAGAATAGAACCTTTGAGGTTTATGCAATTGAGGCTGATAAGTCATTTCATGAAGATTATAGGGAAAAGAGAGGGGTCACATTGTTGCCCTATGCAGCATGGGTGAGGAATGAGACATTGTTCTTTGAGATCACCAGAGACCCAATCAAGAATGTGATGATGAGAGGGAGAGGAATGGGGAGGATCAACCCTGTGCAAACCTCTTCTAGCCATATGGGTGATAAGGACAAGATTCAGGGTTTTGATTTTGCAGAGTGGCTCATGAGCACTGTTACAAAGAGGGATTTTGTGGTGGTGAAGATGGATGTGGAAGGGACCGAGTTTCATCTCATACCAAGGTTGATTCAGACTGGGGCTATTTGTTTGATTGATGAGCTTTTTCTTGAGTGCCATTACAATAGGTGGCAGAGATGCTGCCCTGGTCAGAGAAGTGCAAAGTATCACAAGACCTATTCTCAGTGCTTGGATCTGTTTACTTCACTTAGAAATTATGGAGTTCTTGTACATCAATGGTGGTGA
- the LOC114374154 gene encoding uncharacterized protein LOC114374154 → MPFLYEGNFIKKKTNTWKVTQWGGPHSCLNMSITQDHDKLDSDLIATCVLGMIKEDPSLKISLIQERINGIFNYNISYRKAWKAKQKAITIEYGDWDESYVVLPSWLKHMQNHSPGSYYQICDDDFVVGNTVSREHRQFHRVFWTFGQCKEAFKYCKPVIQVDGTFMYGKYRGTLLIATTQDGNSHVLPLAFAVVEGETLTTWS, encoded by the exons atgccctttttatatgagggcaattttataaaaaaaaaaactaatacatgGAAAGTTACGCAATGGGGAGGACCACACAGTTGCTTGAATATGAGTATAACTCAAGACCATGATAAATTGGATTCTGATTTGATTGCCACTTGTGTACTAG GGATGATCAAAGAAGATCCGTCACTCAagatttctttgattcaagagaggatcAATGGAATATTTAATTACAACATTTCTTACAGGAAAGCGTGGAAGGCAAAGCAAAAGGCAATaacaattgaatatggcgactGGGATGAGTCTTATGTCGTTCTTCCGTCATGGCTgaaacacatgcaaaatcattcgcCAGGATCGTATTATCAAATTTGTGATGATGATTTTGTTGTTGGCAATACTGTCAGTCGTGAACACCGACAGTTCCATCGAGTCTTTTGGACCTTCGgtcaatgcaaagaggcttttaaaTATTGCAAACCAGTCATACAAGTTGATGGTACATTCATGTATGGGAAGTATCGCGGTACGCTGTTAATTGCAACAACACAAGATGGAAATAGTCATGTTCTTCCGCTTGCATTCGCTGTGGTTGAGGGAGAAACATTAACAACGTGGTCATga